In Streptomyces hawaiiensis, one genomic interval encodes:
- a CDS encoding DUF6328 family protein — MAEHRPCTARNETPLQRADRNFVELLQELRVTQTGVQILFAFLLSLAFTSRFEDLDTVQRVTYVITLLLAVLAAALFTAPAALHRSLFQQGAKPRIVQVSSRLATAGLSVLVFAFSGSVLLVVDVTTGRAGGIAAGAATFVVCVGLWGLLPRLVRRAGPRAEAAGTGKTTEEEPARGDVRIPAPLRRTVGQPSGLRGAAAHREASARHQ, encoded by the coding sequence ATGGCCGAGCACCGTCCCTGCACCGCGCGTAACGAGACTCCGCTGCAACGCGCCGACCGCAACTTCGTCGAGCTGCTCCAGGAACTCCGCGTCACCCAGACGGGTGTGCAGATCCTCTTCGCCTTCCTGCTGTCGCTCGCCTTCACGTCGCGCTTCGAGGACCTCGACACGGTCCAGCGCGTCACCTACGTCATCACGCTGCTGCTGGCGGTCCTGGCCGCCGCGCTCTTCACCGCGCCGGCCGCGCTGCACCGCTCCCTCTTCCAGCAGGGCGCCAAGCCCCGCATCGTGCAGGTCTCCTCGCGCCTGGCCACCGCCGGCCTGAGTGTGCTGGTGTTCGCGTTCAGCGGTTCCGTGCTGCTGGTGGTCGATGTGACCACGGGCCGGGCCGGTGGTATCGCCGCGGGCGCCGCGACGTTCGTGGTCTGTGTCGGCCTGTGGGGGCTGCTCCCGCGGCTGGTGCGGCGGGCGGGGCCGCGTGCGGAGGCGGCCGGCACCGGGAAGACCACCGAGGAGGAGCCGGCGCGGGGCGACGTCAGGATCCCCGCACCGCTGCGGCGCACCGTCGGACAGCCCTCAGGGCTTCGTGGGGCGGCAGCGCACCGGGAGGCGTCGGCACGGCACCAGTGA
- a CDS encoding class I SAM-dependent methyltransferase encodes MPLRSGKVPRDAVHHPLFARCYARASVAAETRMGMGRIRERLLGGLSGRVIEIGAGNGLNFAHYPGTVAEVVAIEPERRLRHLAVEAALRAEVPVDVVPGAAEALPVKSEGFDAAVVSLVLCSVRDVPRALGELRRVLRPGGEVRFFEHGRGGGRAMTFTQHALDRTVWPLLSGGCHVAREPVRALRDAGFELGPYRQLLMPAEGPKLPTSYCVLGTAWRPVGG; translated from the coding sequence ATGCCGCTTCGCTCCGGCAAGGTGCCACGGGACGCCGTGCACCATCCGCTGTTCGCCCGCTGTTACGCCCGGGCCAGTGTGGCCGCCGAGACCCGGATGGGCATGGGCCGGATACGCGAGAGACTGCTCGGCGGGCTGTCCGGGCGGGTGATCGAGATCGGCGCGGGCAACGGGCTGAACTTCGCGCACTACCCGGGCACCGTCGCGGAGGTCGTCGCCATCGAACCGGAGCGGCGGCTGCGGCACCTGGCCGTGGAGGCCGCGCTGCGCGCCGAGGTGCCGGTGGACGTCGTGCCGGGTGCGGCCGAGGCGCTGCCGGTCAAGAGCGAGGGCTTCGACGCGGCCGTGGTGTCACTGGTGCTGTGCAGTGTGCGGGACGTGCCCCGGGCGCTCGGGGAGCTGCGGCGGGTGCTGCGCCCGGGTGGCGAGGTGCGGTTCTTCGAGCACGGCCGGGGCGGCGGCCGGGCGATGACCTTCACGCAGCACGCGCTGGACCGGACGGTGTGGCCGCTGCTGAGCGGGGGCTGCCATGTGGCGCGGGAGCCGGTGCGGGCGCTGCGGGACGCCGGGTTCGAACTCGGTCCCTACCGGCAGCTGCTGATGCCGGCGGAGGGGCCGAAGCTGCCCACCTCGTACTGCGTGCTCGGGACGGCGTGGCGCCCGGTCGGCGGGTGA
- a CDS encoding 8-amino-7-oxononanoate synthase has protein sequence MAFGWIDEQAQLRTRAGLVRTLRPRPADSPLLDLASNDYLGLARHPEITEGAARAARTWGGGSTGSRLVTGTTELHAELERELADFCGFEAALVFSSGYAANLAAVTALAPHGSLIVSDAGNHASLIDGCRLARGATQVVAHAEPDAVRKALATHEGTAITVSDTVFSVDGDAAPLAALAEACREHGAGLVVDDAHGLGVLGDGGRGAPYAAGLAGAGDVVATVTLSKSLGSQGGAVLGPARVVDHLVNAARTFIFDTGLAPAAAGAALAALRLLRREPERAARARAVAGELHARLTAAGLEAVRPDAAVVSVRAPSPEDAVRWAAQVRAAGLAVGCFRPPSVPDGISRLRLTARADLTGQQIERAVRLIGETRP, from the coding sequence ATGGCGTTCGGCTGGATCGACGAGCAGGCGCAGCTGCGCACCCGCGCCGGTCTCGTACGGACTCTGCGCCCCCGTCCGGCCGATTCGCCGCTCCTGGACCTGGCGAGCAACGACTACCTCGGGCTGGCCCGCCACCCCGAGATCACCGAGGGCGCGGCCCGGGCCGCGCGGACCTGGGGCGGCGGCTCGACGGGCTCCCGGCTCGTCACCGGCACCACCGAACTGCACGCCGAACTCGAACGGGAACTGGCCGATTTCTGCGGCTTCGAGGCGGCCCTCGTCTTCTCCTCCGGCTACGCCGCCAATCTCGCCGCGGTCACCGCGCTGGCTCCGCACGGTTCGCTGATCGTCTCCGACGCGGGGAACCACGCCTCGCTCATCGACGGCTGCCGGCTGGCCCGCGGTGCCACCCAGGTCGTGGCGCACGCCGAGCCGGACGCCGTGCGCAAGGCGCTGGCGACCCACGAGGGCACGGCGATCACCGTGTCCGACACGGTCTTCTCGGTCGACGGCGACGCGGCCCCGCTCGCCGCGCTGGCGGAGGCCTGCCGGGAGCACGGCGCGGGGCTGGTCGTCGACGACGCCCACGGCCTGGGCGTCCTGGGCGACGGCGGCCGGGGCGCCCCGTACGCGGCGGGCCTCGCGGGCGCCGGCGACGTCGTCGCGACGGTCACCCTGTCCAAGTCGCTCGGCAGCCAGGGCGGAGCCGTCCTCGGCCCCGCCCGGGTCGTCGACCACCTGGTCAACGCGGCCCGGACGTTCATCTTCGACACGGGACTCGCCCCCGCGGCGGCGGGAGCGGCCCTCGCGGCCCTGCGGCTGCTGCGCCGCGAGCCGGAACGGGCGGCGCGGGCCCGCGCGGTGGCGGGCGAACTGCACGCACGCCTGACCGCCGCGGGCCTGGAAGCGGTACGTCCGGACGCCGCGGTGGTCTCGGTGCGGGCGCCCTCGCCCGAGGACGCCGTGCGCTGGGCGGCACAGGTCCGCGCGGCGGGCCTGGCCGTGGGCTGCTTCCGGCCCCCTTCCGTGCCGGACGGCATCTCACGGCTCAGGCTGACCGCCCGCGCGGACCTGACCGGTCAGCAGATCGAACGCGCTGTACGGCTGATCGGCGAGACGCGGCCATGA
- a CDS encoding DUF397 domain-containing protein has protein sequence MRALPRHVPSSIELHGVRWLRSSYSTGANNCVETACPDAPPWAGLLAVRDSKDPAGPALLFSPGSWAAFAAGVDRM, from the coding sequence ATGCGTGCACTGCCTCGTCACGTCCCCTCAAGCATCGAACTGCACGGTGTGCGGTGGTTGCGCAGCAGCTACAGCACCGGCGCGAACAACTGCGTCGAGACCGCGTGTCCGGATGCCCCGCCCTGGGCCGGACTGCTCGCCGTGCGCGACTCCAAGGACCCGGCCGGACCCGCGCTGCTCTTCTCCCCGGGGAGCTGGGCGGCGTTCGCGGCCGGGGTGGACCGCATGTGA
- the bla gene encoding class A beta-lactamase, producing the protein MISSEGTTLYAKHLLPARRTVLALGAAAVLPLGGGTAHASAGTDGVTARLREIEREHTARLGVYARNMRTGRTVAYRADERFPMASVFKTLAAAAVLRDLDRDGEFLARRVRYTQEYVTKSGYSPITEDHVATGMTVGELCDATIRFSDNTAGNLLLEELGGPTAITRFARSTGDRITRLDRWEPELNSAEPGRVTDTTSPRAIGLTYARLVLGDALRPQDRARLTDWLLRNTTSVEKFRKALPADWLIADKTGGGRYGGNNDVGVTWPPDGPPIVMSVLTTQPEEDAPADNPLVARTAALLAAELA; encoded by the coding sequence GTGATCAGCTCCGAAGGGACCACCTTGTACGCGAAGCACTTACTCCCGGCACGCCGCACGGTCCTCGCGCTGGGCGCGGCCGCCGTTCTCCCGCTGGGCGGCGGCACGGCCCACGCGTCGGCCGGCACGGACGGCGTCACCGCGCGGCTGAGAGAGATCGAGCGGGAGCACACCGCCCGGCTGGGCGTGTACGCGCGCAACATGCGCACGGGCCGGACGGTGGCGTACCGGGCCGACGAACGCTTCCCGATGGCCTCGGTGTTCAAGACGCTCGCCGCCGCGGCCGTCCTGCGCGACCTCGACCGTGACGGCGAGTTCCTGGCCCGGCGCGTCCGTTACACGCAGGAGTACGTCACCAAGTCGGGCTACTCCCCCATCACCGAGGACCATGTCGCGACCGGCATGACCGTCGGCGAACTGTGCGACGCCACCATCCGCTTCAGCGACAACACCGCGGGCAACCTGCTGCTCGAGGAGCTGGGCGGACCGACCGCGATCACGCGCTTCGCCCGTTCGACCGGTGACCGCATCACCCGTCTGGACCGCTGGGAGCCCGAGCTCAACTCCGCGGAGCCGGGGCGCGTGACCGACACGACCTCCCCGCGGGCCATCGGCCTGACCTACGCCCGTCTCGTGCTCGGCGACGCGCTTCGGCCCCAGGACCGGGCCCGGCTCACGGACTGGCTGCTGCGCAACACCACGAGCGTGGAGAAGTTCCGCAAGGCCCTGCCGGCCGACTGGCTGATCGCCGACAAGACCGGTGGCGGGCGCTACGGCGGCAACAACGACGTGGGCGTCACCTGGCCGCCGGACGGCCCGCCGATCGTGATGTCGGTGCTGACCACCCAGCCGGAGGAGGACGCCCCGGCCGACAACCCGCTGGTGGCCCGGACGGCCGCGCTGCTGGCGGCGGAGCTCGCCTAG
- a CDS encoding helix-turn-helix domain-containing protein, giving the protein MQHGPAVRRRKLGAELRALRTSAGLTSGEAARLVGWHQSKVSRIETGTSGVKPADVRLLLDAYGVADSQLRELLMMLPGSDDNGGRHHWWHAYRGVLPPTYRDFISLESQAGAMRTLETTVVPGLLQTPEYARAVTRAAVEGLPEDRLDTLVEVRLARQDVLRADPPLRLSAVLDEAVLRREVGGPGVMARQLERLVEAARLPQVRLQVLPFAAGAHIGVTGPFVIFSFSSTSDLDVVVLDHLTSSLYLERKEDLQAYTEAFNALQIHALSPEDSLDYIAGTAAGA; this is encoded by the coding sequence ATGCAGCACGGTCCCGCGGTGCGCCGCCGGAAACTGGGCGCCGAACTGCGTGCGCTGCGCACCTCGGCGGGGCTCACGAGCGGTGAGGCGGCCCGGCTGGTGGGCTGGCACCAGTCCAAGGTCAGCCGGATCGAGACGGGCACGAGCGGGGTGAAACCGGCCGATGTTCGGTTACTTCTCGACGCCTACGGTGTGGCCGACTCCCAACTTCGCGAACTGCTCATGATGTTGCCCGGATCCGACGACAACGGCGGCCGGCACCACTGGTGGCACGCCTACCGCGGGGTGCTGCCGCCGACCTACCGGGACTTCATCAGCCTGGAGTCCCAGGCCGGCGCGATGCGCACGCTGGAGACCACCGTCGTCCCGGGCCTGCTCCAGACGCCCGAGTACGCGCGTGCGGTGACGAGGGCCGCGGTGGAGGGGCTCCCGGAGGACAGGCTCGACACGCTGGTCGAGGTGCGGCTGGCCCGGCAGGACGTGCTGCGCGCGGATCCCCCGCTGAGACTCAGTGCCGTCCTGGACGAGGCGGTGCTGCGGCGGGAGGTGGGCGGGCCCGGGGTGATGGCCCGCCAGCTGGAACGGCTGGTCGAGGCGGCCCGGCTGCCCCAAGTGCGCCTTCAGGTACTGCCGTTCGCCGCCGGGGCGCACATCGGGGTCACCGGCCCTTTCGTTATCTTCTCATTTTCGAGCACTTCTGATCTGGATGTGGTTGTTCTCGACCACTTGACGAGTAGCCTCTACCTCGAACGGAAAGAAGACCTCCAGGCCTACACGGAGGCCTTCAACGCCCTTCAGATCCACGCCCTTTCGCCCGAGGACTCGTTGGATTACATCGCCGGGACAGCCGCCGGCGCGTAA
- the bioD gene encoding dethiobiotin synthase, whose amino-acid sequence MPVLVITGTGTEVGKTVVTAAVAATALAAGRSVAVLKAAQTGVGPDEPGDAAEVARLAGPVTTAEPARYPEPLAPATAARRAGRAPVHPHEVAEAAAKLATEHDLVLVEGAGGLLVRFDAAGGTLADAAGLLSAPVLVVAPAGLGTLNSTELTARELRSRGLDLAGIVIGSWPAAPDLAARCNLADLPEVAAAPLLGAVPAGSGALSPTAFRSSAPHWLAPPLDGGWDAEAFRVREAPPAS is encoded by the coding sequence ATGCCGGTACTGGTGATCACGGGCACGGGCACGGAGGTCGGCAAGACGGTCGTGACCGCCGCCGTCGCCGCGACGGCACTGGCCGCCGGCCGTTCGGTGGCCGTGCTGAAGGCCGCGCAGACGGGCGTAGGGCCGGACGAGCCCGGGGACGCCGCCGAGGTGGCGCGCCTCGCGGGCCCGGTGACGACGGCGGAGCCGGCCCGCTATCCCGAGCCGTTGGCCCCGGCCACGGCCGCCCGCAGGGCCGGTCGCGCCCCGGTCCACCCGCACGAGGTCGCGGAGGCCGCCGCGAAGCTGGCCACCGAGCACGACCTGGTGCTGGTGGAGGGAGCGGGCGGACTGCTCGTCCGGTTCGACGCGGCCGGCGGCACCCTGGCGGACGCGGCCGGACTGCTGTCGGCGCCGGTGCTGGTCGTGGCGCCGGCGGGGCTCGGCACCCTGAACTCGACGGAGCTGACGGCGCGTGAACTGCGGTCGCGGGGGCTGGACCTGGCCGGGATCGTGATCGGGAGCTGGCCCGCCGCGCCGGATCTCGCCGCGCGCTGCAATCTCGCGGATCTGCCGGAGGTGGCCGCGGCACCCCTGCTGGGGGCGGTTCCCGCCGGGTCGGGGGCCCTCTCCCCCACCGCGTTCCGGTCGTCGGCTCCGCACTGGCTGGCTCCGCCCCTGGACGGCGGGTGGGACGCGGAGGCGTTCCGCGTGCGGGAGGCGCCCCCGGCGTCCTGA
- a CDS encoding C40 family peptidase, protein MTALNRVPSLMARAGTASALTIAAVGGSIVAPGFASDAAAATPATKALQIAASKKGSPYKYGAIGPHRFDCSGLTLYSFKKAGKKLPRTAAQQYNKTRHISAKNRKAGDLVFFHSGSNVYHVGIYAGKNKLWHSPKSGDVVRLQKIWTKSVWYGRVK, encoded by the coding sequence ATGACTGCGCTCAATCGTGTCCCGTCGCTCATGGCCCGGGCCGGCACGGCCTCGGCGCTCACCATCGCCGCCGTCGGCGGTTCGATAGTGGCGCCCGGCTTCGCCTCCGACGCCGCGGCTGCCACACCGGCGACCAAGGCACTCCAGATCGCGGCCTCCAAGAAGGGTTCGCCCTACAAGTACGGGGCCATAGGTCCGCACCGGTTCGACTGCTCCGGGCTCACGCTCTACTCGTTCAAGAAGGCCGGCAAGAAGCTCCCCCGCACGGCTGCCCAGCAGTACAACAAGACGCGCCACATCTCCGCCAAGAACCGCAAGGCGGGCGACCTGGTGTTCTTCCACTCGGGCAGCAACGTGTACCACGTCGGTATCTACGCGGGTAAGAACAAGCTCTGGCACTCCCCGAAGAGCGGGGACGTGGTGCGGCTGCAGAAGATCTGGACCAAGAGCGTCTGGTACGGGCGCGTGAAGTGA
- a CDS encoding endonuclease/exonuclease/phosphatase family protein: MAGRGRTSWDAWLVGGTAAVAGLLALHSAVPNGVGRLGSLLETFLPWLGLAVPLLACVAALGRSVPGLLACPAPALVWLWMFGGMWFSSSPGPHDLTVVQHNVADDNADPAGTARALLATRAGLIAVEELTPAARPAYQGVLGASHPHRVVHGTVGLWSAYPLSDVRPVDIRPEGFPESWRRGLRATVSAPGGRVAVYVVHLPSVRLGPTGLTSAARDESATLLGTRIAADPAGRLLVVGDLNGTVQDRGLGPLTSRLHAPPRGFAFSWPADLPVARIDQVLGRGVEVTEVTALEATGSDHLPVLGRVRLR; encoded by the coding sequence GTGGCCGGCCGCGGCAGGACGTCGTGGGACGCCTGGCTCGTCGGCGGTACGGCCGCTGTCGCCGGTCTGCTGGCGCTGCACTCCGCCGTGCCCAACGGGGTCGGGCGGCTGGGAAGCCTGCTGGAGACGTTCCTGCCGTGGCTGGGCTTGGCGGTGCCGCTCCTGGCCTGCGTCGCCGCGCTCGGACGGTCGGTGCCGGGACTGCTCGCCTGTCCGGCACCCGCCCTCGTCTGGCTCTGGATGTTCGGCGGAATGTGGTTCTCCTCTTCCCCGGGCCCGCACGACCTGACCGTCGTCCAGCACAACGTGGCCGACGACAACGCCGACCCCGCCGGCACGGCGCGGGCCCTGCTCGCCACCCGCGCCGGACTGATCGCCGTGGAGGAACTGACGCCCGCGGCGCGACCCGCGTACCAGGGTGTCCTGGGCGCCTCCCATCCGCATCGGGTGGTCCATGGGACGGTCGGGCTCTGGTCGGCGTATCCGCTGTCGGACGTGCGGCCCGTGGACATCCGGCCCGAAGGCTTCCCGGAGAGCTGGCGACGCGGTCTGCGGGCGACGGTGTCCGCGCCCGGTGGCAGGGTCGCGGTGTACGTGGTCCATCTGCCGTCCGTGCGCCTGGGCCCGACGGGCCTGACCTCGGCGGCCCGTGACGAGAGCGCGACCCTGCTCGGGACCCGGATCGCCGCCGACCCGGCCGGCCGGCTCCTGGTGGTGGGCGACCTGAACGGCACGGTGCAGGACCGTGGCCTCGGCCCGCTCACCTCCCGACTGCACGCCCCGCCCAGAGGGTTCGCGTTCAGCTGGCCGGCCGACCTGCCGGTGGCGAGGATCGACCAGGTGCTGGGGAGAGGGGTCGAGGTGACGGAGGTGACGGCGCTGGAGGCGACGGGGAGCGACCACCTTCCGGTGCTGGGCCGCGTACGCCTGCGGTAG
- the bioB gene encoding biotin synthase BioB — MDLLNTLVDKGLRRELPTRDEALAVLATSDDDLLDVVAAAGKVRRHWFGRRVKLNYLVNLKSGLCPEDCSYCSQRLGSTAGILKYTWLKPGQASDAAAAGVAGGAKRVCLVASGRGPTDRDVDRVSETIRTIKDNNEGVEVCACLGLLSDGQAERLREAGADAYNHNLNTSEATYGEITTTHTYEDRVDTVQKAHAAGLSACSGLIAGMGETDEDLVDVVFSLRELDPDSVPVNFLIPFEGTPLGKEWNLTPQRCLRILAMTRFVCPDAEVRIAGGREVHLRTMQPLALHLANSIFLGDYLTSEGQAGRADLEMIADAGFEVEGTDQVTLPEHRASGGCGEGGGCGSQESGGVGGSAGTPAPSPTDEPRTDLVAVRRRGAGTDLAPNA, encoded by the coding sequence ATGGACCTGCTGAACACGCTGGTGGACAAGGGGCTTCGGCGCGAGCTGCCGACCCGCGACGAGGCACTGGCCGTCCTCGCGACGTCCGACGACGACCTGCTCGATGTGGTGGCCGCGGCCGGAAAGGTGCGGCGGCACTGGTTCGGCCGACGGGTGAAACTGAACTATCTCGTCAATCTCAAGTCCGGCCTGTGCCCCGAGGACTGCTCGTACTGTTCGCAGCGGCTCGGCTCGACGGCCGGGATCCTGAAGTACACCTGGCTGAAGCCCGGCCAGGCGTCCGACGCGGCGGCGGCCGGTGTGGCCGGAGGGGCCAAGCGGGTGTGTCTGGTGGCCAGCGGGCGGGGCCCGACCGACCGGGACGTGGACCGGGTCTCCGAGACGATCAGGACGATCAAGGACAACAACGAGGGCGTCGAGGTGTGCGCCTGTCTCGGTCTGCTCTCCGACGGGCAGGCGGAGCGGCTGCGCGAGGCCGGCGCCGACGCCTACAACCACAACCTCAACACGTCCGAGGCGACGTACGGGGAGATCACCACCACGCACACGTACGAGGACCGCGTCGACACCGTGCAGAAGGCGCACGCGGCCGGTCTGTCCGCCTGCTCCGGGCTGATCGCCGGCATGGGCGAGACGGACGAGGACCTGGTGGACGTCGTCTTCTCGCTGCGTGAGCTGGACCCGGACTCGGTTCCGGTCAACTTCCTGATCCCGTTCGAGGGCACTCCGCTCGGCAAGGAGTGGAACCTGACCCCGCAGCGGTGCCTCAGGATCCTGGCGATGACGCGGTTCGTCTGCCCCGACGCCGAGGTGCGGATCGCCGGCGGGCGCGAGGTCCATCTGCGCACGATGCAGCCGCTCGCCCTGCACCTGGCCAACTCGATCTTCCTCGGCGACTACCTCACCAGCGAGGGCCAGGCCGGCAGGGCCGACCTGGAGATGATCGCGGACGCCGGGTTCGAGGTGGAGGGCACCGACCAGGTGACGCTGCCGGAGCACCGGGCGTCCGGGGGCTGCGGCGAGGGCGGTGGCTGCGGCTCGCAGGAGAGCGGCGGGGTCGGTGGTTCCGCCGGCACCCCAGCGCCGTCCCCGACCGACGAACCCCGGACCGATCTGGTCGCCGTGCGCCGCCGGGGCGCCGGGACGGACCTCGCGCCCAATGCCTGA
- a CDS encoding type II toxin-antitoxin system Phd/YefM family antitoxin produces the protein MAYEIPVTQARAELADLINRVVYAGERVVVTRHGKPLVALVSADDLRRLEETRELTETAEEQVISAVSTVREGASAPGEPQRFGIAAEHRRGGH, from the coding sequence ATGGCCTACGAGATTCCGGTGACGCAAGCCAGGGCTGAGCTCGCCGACCTGATCAACCGCGTGGTGTACGCCGGCGAACGCGTCGTCGTCACCCGGCACGGCAAGCCCCTCGTCGCCCTCGTCTCGGCCGATGACCTGCGGCGACTCGAAGAGACCCGGGAGTTGACGGAGACCGCGGAGGAGCAGGTGATCAGCGCGGTCTCCACGGTCCGCGAGGGCGCGTCCGCTCCTGGCGAACCGCAGCGCTTCGGGATCGCGGCGGAACACCGGCGGGGCGGCCACTAG
- a CDS encoding adenosylmethionine--8-amino-7-oxononanoate transaminase yields MPERIVAELLELDRRHVWHPYGPMPGRQEPLVVESASGVRLRLADGSGELVDGMSSWWSAIHGYNHPVLNEAAREQLGRMSHVMFGGLTHEPAVRLAKLLVDMSPEGLEHVFLADSGSVSVEVAVKMCLQYWRSLGRPGKQRLLTWRGGYHGDTWQPMSVCDPEGGMHELWAGVLQRQVFADPPPAEYEEAYAEHLRSLIERHADELAAVIVEPVVQGAGGMRFHSPAYLRVLREACDAHDVLLVFDEIATGFGRTGAMFAAGHAAVTPDVMCVGKALTGGYMTMAATLCTARVADGISRGEVPVLAHGPTFMGNPLAAAVACASIELLLGQDWLAEVKRIEAGLRDGLSAASDLPGVRDVRVLGAIGVVQLDHAVDMKAATEAAVREGVWLRPFRDLIYTMPPYVTGEADLTRIARAVCAAAREG; encoded by the coding sequence ATGCCTGAGCGGATCGTCGCCGAGCTGCTGGAGCTCGACCGGCGGCACGTGTGGCACCCGTACGGCCCGATGCCCGGGCGGCAGGAGCCGCTCGTCGTGGAGTCGGCGAGCGGGGTGCGGCTGCGGCTCGCCGACGGCTCGGGGGAGCTGGTCGACGGGATGTCGTCCTGGTGGTCGGCGATCCACGGCTACAACCACCCGGTGCTCAACGAGGCCGCGCGCGAGCAGCTGGGGCGGATGAGCCATGTGATGTTCGGCGGCCTCACCCATGAGCCCGCCGTGCGGCTGGCGAAGCTCCTTGTCGACATGTCGCCCGAGGGGCTGGAGCATGTCTTCCTCGCCGACTCGGGGTCGGTGTCGGTCGAGGTCGCGGTCAAGATGTGCCTGCAGTACTGGCGTTCCCTGGGCCGCCCCGGCAAGCAGCGGCTGCTGACCTGGCGCGGCGGCTACCACGGCGACACCTGGCAGCCGATGTCGGTGTGTGATCCCGAGGGCGGGATGCACGAGTTGTGGGCCGGGGTGCTCCAGCGTCAGGTGTTCGCCGACCCGCCCCCCGCGGAGTACGAGGAGGCGTACGCCGAGCATCTGCGGTCGCTGATCGAGCGGCACGCCGACGAGCTGGCGGCGGTGATCGTCGAACCGGTGGTGCAGGGCGCGGGCGGGATGCGGTTCCACTCCCCCGCTTATCTGCGGGTGCTGCGCGAGGCGTGCGACGCGCACGACGTGCTGCTCGTGTTCGACGAGATCGCGACCGGATTCGGCCGTACGGGCGCGATGTTCGCGGCCGGGCACGCGGCCGTGACGCCGGACGTGATGTGCGTGGGCAAGGCACTGACCGGCGGCTATATGACGATGGCGGCGACTTTGTGCACCGCGCGGGTGGCCGACGGCATCTCGCGGGGCGAGGTACCGGTGCTCGCGCACGGTCCGACGTTCATGGGCAACCCGCTGGCGGCGGCGGTGGCCTGCGCCTCGATCGAGCTGCTGCTCGGGCAGGACTGGCTCGCGGAGGTCAAGCGGATCGAGGCGGGGCTGCGGGACGGGCTCTCGGCGGCCTCCGACCTGCCGGGAGTCAGGGACGTGCGGGTGCTGGGCGCCATCGGCGTCGTGCAGCTGGATCACGCCGTGGACATGAAGGCGGCGACGGAGGCGGCCGTGCGCGAGGGCGTGTGGCTGCGGCCGTTCCGCGATCTGATCTACACCATGCCGCCGTACGTCACGGGCGAAGCGGACCTGACGCGGATCGCCCGGGCCGTGTGCGCGGCGGCGCGGGAGGGATGA
- a CDS encoding ATP-binding protein, protein MADHLEASVTLPSDPASVSAARAYVVGTLAEWGLPADTEVSDTVRLIISELATNAVQHTFGQSPTFTVDVELDRDEHLRIGVTDSHPRLPRRLPAAVQQDNGRGLVIIRWLTAECGGRLRIRPTREGGKTISIELPWVLPVQPVTTAVQQEP, encoded by the coding sequence ATGGCAGACCATTTGGAAGCATCCGTCACTCTGCCGAGCGATCCCGCCTCGGTCTCCGCAGCGCGTGCCTACGTGGTGGGCACGCTGGCGGAGTGGGGCCTGCCGGCGGACACGGAAGTGTCCGACACCGTCCGGCTCATCATCTCCGAACTCGCCACCAACGCCGTCCAGCACACCTTCGGTCAGTCGCCCACGTTCACCGTGGACGTCGAGCTCGACCGCGACGAGCACCTGCGCATCGGTGTCACGGACAGCCACCCGCGTCTCCCCAGACGCCTGCCCGCCGCCGTCCAGCAGGACAACGGCCGCGGCCTGGTCATCATCCGCTGGCTGACCGCGGAATGCGGCGGCAGACTCCGCATCCGCCCCACCCGGGAGGGCGGCAAGACCATCTCGATCGAACTTCCGTGGGTCCTCCCGGTCCAGCCGGTGACGACAGCGGTCCAGCAGGAGCCGTAG